A window from Drosophila nasuta strain 15112-1781.00 chromosome 3, ASM2355853v1, whole genome shotgun sequence encodes these proteins:
- the LOC132791595 gene encoding chymotrypsin B-like, with amino-acid sequence MSLPKWQLIIVTFLLYQRSIRAHENPSKRIRYGFPADPKQFPYQVFIIGLENYHSKGTCGGVMISNRIVLTAAHCIPKNIHAVQIYFGTVDRSNELEVGQQRLIVKAEYFFVHQEYDNSQHLNDIALIRLPADLLFDEYIQPAKLPDADELYENESAVVSGWGLTSYNDPQPNHLQYYNVTVFSNEECKNTMISEIFPASFICLKPSQSTPCRGDSGGPLAIRNEDGSHTLLGLTSFGITGCPIKSPVVYTRVSSFFTMDKTI; translated from the exons ATGAGTCTACCTAAATGGCAGCTGATTATCGTCACATTCTTACTGTACCAAAGAAGTATCAGAGCCCACGAAAATCCTTCAAAACGCATAAGATATGGATTCCCTGCAGATCCTAAGCAATTTCCATATCAAGTATTTATTATAGGTCTGGAGAATTACCACTCTAAAGGCACATGTGGTGGTGTTATGATATCAAATCGAATTGTTCTAACAGCTGCTCATTGTATACCCAAAAATAT tcATGCTGTTCAAATTTACTTTGGAACTGTGGACAGATCCAATGAATTGGAAGTCGGGCAACAACGATTGATAGTAAAAGCGGAGTATTTTTTCGTACATCAAGAATATGACAACAGTCAACATCTCAATGACATAGCTCTCATACGACTTCCAGCCGATCTGCTATTTGACGAGTATATTCAACCTGCCAAGTTACCCGATGCAGACGAACTTTATGAGAATGAAAGTGCTGTTGTATCTGGTTGGGGTCTTACATCTTATAATG ATCCACAACCAAATCACCTGCAATATTACAATGTAACTGTGTTTTCAAACGAAGAGTGTAAAAATACAATGATTTCTGAGATTTTTCCGGCATCGTTCATCTGTTTGAAGCCAAGTCAAAGTACTCCATGTAGAGGCGATTCTGGTGGTCCATTGGCGATTCGGAATGAGGATGGAAGCCACACTTTACTGGGTCTAACATCATTTGGAATAACTGGTTGTCCAATTAAATCACCTGTTGTTTATACCCGGGTATCATCGTTTTTTACGATGGATAAAACAATATGA